One window of the Pseudomonadota bacterium genome contains the following:
- a CDS encoding ferrous iron transport protein B yields the protein CGFEWRTNIALIGGFAAKEVVVSTLGTAYSMGETDPEASGSLAQRLARDPAWSPLVALSALFFMVFYAPCFVTVVCIAGEAGSWKWALFSVAYSTTIAFILAVGVYQGGRWLGF from the coding sequence TGCGGTTTTGAATGGCGCACCAATATCGCTTTGATCGGCGGTTTCGCCGCCAAGGAGGTGGTCGTTTCAACCCTGGGGACGGCTTACTCGATGGGGGAAACCGATCCGGAGGCCTCCGGATCGCTGGCTCAGCGCCTGGCCCGGGATCCGGCCTGGAGTCCGCTGGTGGCTTTGAGCGCCTTGTTTTTCATGGTTTTTTACGCGCCCTGTTTTGTTACCGTGGTCTGTATCGCCGGCGAAGCCGGTTCCTGGAAGTGGGCCCTTTTTTCCGTGGCCTACAGCACCACCATCGCTTTTATCCTGGCGGTCGGGGTTTATCAGGGCGGCCGCTGGCTGGGCTTTTAA